The genomic interval GTTCTGTTTATACTCTCAATTGTTTCCTTTTTTTATCTCATGTCATGTCTCGTTTACTTGATCCTGCTACTTTGAATTTAGGCTCCGCCTCCGGTGAAAGTTCTGGTGCTCAAAATGTTGATGCATTGTCAAGGTTGTGAAACTGACATCAAGAACTGCTTGGAAGGATTGAAAGGTATGACCTATTTCTGttccctctctctctacaGTTCACTTTAGATCTATGGGGGAGTGTACATATAATGTAGTAATGTTCTAACAGGAATGATTCAAGTTGAGGAGGTTTAAGTTGAGTTATCTTGGAACTTCTTGATTGATCTTGAATTTATGTAGTTTCTCAATCCAAACCGTATTATATCTGACCTCTTGGGACATTGTTAGGCGTTCTAAATGTAGAAGCAAACATGGAGACTTCAATGGTGACTGTGAGGGGAATAGTTGATCCACCAAAGCTCATGGCATACATCAAGAAACAACTGGGCAAACATGCTGAGTTCGTgaagcaagaagaagaaattggACGATGCAAGGACAAGGAGAAAGGCAAGGACAGAGACAAGGGCAAGTATGATAACAAGAGCAAGATCAAAAACAAGATCTGCCCAGAAGTAGTGGAAATTCGATATCAATATCCTCCTCAGAATACAGTTGATTATATTTACCCCTGTCAAATGCTTAGTGACGAAAATCCTTTGGCATGTTCGATAATGTGAACTATTTTCAAGCTTGTAACGTTGATGATTAGTTGGTCATAGTGCAGAGCTCTGGACTAGCACTGCTCCATCAACATTCAAAGGAAAAGGTCTCTTTCCACCTCCAAATTTGGTCTTCGCCAATTCTTGCAACAAATTCGCCAGTGTTTCTTAGTTATGTAAATGTTTTGATACTGGCAAGCGAAAATGATGCAATAACTCAATAGCAGAAAAGGACCAAAACTGGAAGTTCATAACATATCATTGATTCTATGATAGAACCATACCAAACTGTTCAACTGCATTTTGGCACGTGAATTTCCAGTACGAAACTTTGAAAAGTACATCACCCATTCAGAATGAGATAGAGATAGCATACAAAGGCAACACAAACTAAAAGAACTTGAAAGTGTTTGTACCAGGTCTGTATTTTACAGACTGATACAGAAGGTTCTTAACTTAAAGTTCATACACAAAGCAGCCACATTTTGTTAAATATAAAGCAAGGCACAAGAACTTAGTCTTTCAGCCCTGATCAAGGACAAGatcctttctttttctatatATTTCACAAGAAGAATTGTTTATCTCAAACTCATCACAGGCCATGGATTAACCCCAGCAGCCGGCAGTGAAGGTCGTAACATAGGTACCCGCCTCACAACTGAAAATGCTTCATTGAGACGCACAGCACGAGTCATGAATTGAGATACCTTCTGCAAAACAATTTCAGTAAGACATTATAAATTCAACTCAAGGTAATACAGCATATTGATTCCAGGGCCAAAAAGAGGAGAATCTCCAGTACAGACTCAATCACCCTAGAGAAACTTATTCTTAAACATTGACTAGCACAACTAGCAAATTTGTGAAATTGccaaaatatatatggatTTGAACAAAAGAACTCAGGGAAAAAGCTTTGCGAACAAATGAGTATGCAGCTAGTGAAGAATCAACAAAAAACCCATCTGCCGCTGTTTAAGCCTATGACAACTACCTTTTGGACCCACAATTCTTAATACTTTGTagacaagaaaaaagaaaaccctTATTGCTGTATCATGCTGCACAACAACAATAAATCTTCTTTTTGTCCTAAGTAAACTAAACCTAAATTTCTATCATGCTGAATTGGGTCATTTCTTCTTCAAGACTTCTTTGTTCATTGACCAATCACCATGTATCGGCTGAGTAAACAAATAGAAGTCATGGGGATTTGCACTGTGATTTTTCGGTAAAAAGTCTAGAGTCCTTGTGGAAAGAATTAGGCTCTTTGTGGGAATTAGTTATCAGAATATCAAGGTACGTCGTATTTTGTCTGATCAAGATACAATGGCTGCCATTTCTTGATATCTGTGTTCTCTCAGTTGTTTAAAAATGTTTTAAGCCTGGGTAACTTTGAATACTCGTTCACTTATAAGGTTTGACTATTTAATTTCAAATACTAGGAAAAGTAAATAGAATGCAATACCAAATTATCATACTACTCGAGCTAGAATACAACAAACTCAAAAGGAAGAAGCTGAATAAGATGGAGTTGATGCATTTCTGTGCAGAAGAATaagtgaattaaaaaaaaatgcaaaatCAATAAGTACTCGAGTAGTCATGGTAATAATGTACACATACATGAATCGTTTGTGCACTTTTTCAAATTACATGAAAAATGAAATAGACTATATCAGCCATCAGATTGATAGTGCAAATGGCAATTGGCAAAGAGAAGCCTAACTAACAAAACCACCTGTGTTGCAACAAACTGCCAATGTTCCTTCAAGTGAATCTTTACCAAATACCAACACATGTTACTAATTTTACTAAAGCTATGAAGAATCAAATCCTGCCAAATAGTCATGGTAATAATGTACACATACATGAATCGTTTGTGCACTTTTTCAAATTACATGAAAAATGAAATAGACTATATCAGCCATCAGATTGATAGTGCAAATGGCAATTGGCAAAGAGAAGCCTAACTAACAAAACCACCTGTGTTGCAACAAACTGCCAATGTTCCTTCAAGTGAATCTTTACCAAATACCAACACATGTTACTAATTTTACTAAAGCTATGAAGAATCAAATCCTGCCAAATAGGCTATGAAATGAGAAGGACTTGATATAATTCTAttttcagaaaacttcatAAACTtgtttaaaacaaaaaaaacaaaaaacagagACCAATTGACTGGACAAGCTCAAGTTTTCGTCACTCAACTATCCACACCTGATGCAAAAAAAAGCTTGGGATGACAACTTTACACAGTTTTAAACCAAGTCTGAAACACATTAAATACGAACAGAGGCAAAAACATTTCATCACACCAACACCTATATGCTACATATTGTAATTGAAAACTCAGAGTGCAGACATACTGTAACCATCCAAACACATTAGCTAATAATAAACTGCAATAACTGACCTTATCATCTAGAGCAACTTTGAGTTGCAAGCTCTGCCTCCTCCGCTTCATCCTATACAATCTCCTCCCCAAGATAACTAAACCCATCACCGCTGCGGCCACAGAGAAAGACCAAACAGGGCTCACCTTAAAAACACAGTACTTCAACACTTCCAGTGGTACCTTCCACCACAACACCATCCTCTTCTCCCCCTCACCACCCGATTTCGCCACGGCTTTCACTTCTTCCACTGCAACACTTTGAGTCTCAGCTGCTTCTTCCTCTCCTGAGTCCTTGTTCGAGTCACTCGAACCGCCCTCCTTGTCAAATTTCACAGAAACCGAGCTTTCTCCGCCGGAATCAGACCAGAACTTATCCATGTCCTTATCAAAGCTCCCAACTTTCCCTATTTCTTGGTAACCCACTTTGGCTTTCCCCAAATTATCACCTACAGACTCAGAAAGAACAAGACTTTCCTCATTTCCGGCGAAACCCAACTCATTTCTGACCTCAAAATCATGGCTTTTCCGGTCATCGGACCGATCACTAGCCGAATCGGACCAGAACCCACCCGGTTCCTTATAACTAGTCACCGAAACCGGGTCAATCCAGCTCGGATTATCCGACTCAACAGAGCTCTCCTCACTCTTAGCATACACAAACCTCCCCTGATTCTCCAACGAGAAATAATCAGACCTGATCATACCCTCAGCGTCAGCCTCAATCGCCGAGAAGCTTCCATGGCTTTCAACCACGGCGGCccgctcctcctcctcttctccgGCGCTGTGGAGGACCTCCCAGTCCTGCAACTCCCCAATTTCTCCTCCCTCCATTTACACAATAGTACCAAATCAGAAAACCCTAAATCTCTAACCCTAAACCTAATTTAAAGCCAAAGAAATGAGCTTTTTATGTGTGGCAAAAAAAAGACCCAAATTTaaagagtgagagagaaaaaagagagacCGTTTTTATAGGTGAGCCACAAGAACagagttgagagagagagagagagaggttgtTGGTGCTTTTCTGGAAGAAAGCCCCCCACTATGTACTATCTATTATCTTCTTCTAAAATCCCCAAAATCAAAAAACCCCATTAAAATTTGGGTACTATATGATGTTCCCTTAAATAAAttatcttctttctttcttctgctGTAGCTGCAGAGGTGTTGATCATCTACAAGGATGAGGAATTGAGGACTAGAATGGAGATAACATCAGCAAGGTCAAGGTTGGATTTTGCTTACTTTTTTTAGGTGCACGCCAATGGGGATGGGGCACGTAATAGGGGGTAGAGTGAGGTGAGGAGTGGGGTATGTATACTCTTTGAGATATCCTTTTCGTGACGGGAAGAAATGGAGTTGGAATGAATGAGGAGGTAAAGAGGCAACTTGAGGAGGAGGCTGGTATACTAGTAATGGAGAGGTTTGGATAGAATCACAGCGTGGTTCTGAAACAGACCAGTTATGATTTTTTCTTCATCAGAAAGGTCTTTGCTATTTGGGGTAACCGCTGCTGTGATGGTCAGTCAGTGACAGTCACTCATCTCCTAATCAATTCTATTCTCATAAAAAAATTCTGCTATTTTCTGTTGGGTTGAGCGGTTGGGAATTGGTGGGCGGCAAATTGGAGTAACCAACCCCACGCACAGTGTTTCCCTGTGAAGTTCTAACCCGTACAAATATCTGAATTCAATCTCACAGTGACATTAGTGAAATCATTTTAGTTCTCAATATCCTCCGCCTTCTAAGAGCGACTCGAGTTTTTAAGAGTTTAAATTCTTAAATAATATAACTGaaatatttaataaataaaaattataagtgATTATATGAGAATTTCACACACATTaaaataaattctaaaaacTATAAATTGGAGTTTCTGATTCTGAATGAGAGATTATAATCTGTCTATTATCTTACTATCACACTTTTCTAAACTCACCACACTTTTATACCAATACTCACAGCTGATTATTCTCATAACTCAGCTGCAACCGATTATTCTCATAACTCAGCTGTAACCGATTATTCGATCAACTCAGTTGTaactaattataaaaaaaactcacatcgGGGGCTAAACTCGTCCTATGACCTTTCATCTATCCATTTGGGAATTCACTTTCATAGTTTCACCAACCTACACTCCGAGATTTGTTAAGCTGAATATGTAAACTTATTATTGTACATCCTGCAAGCGATATTAACGGGTTATCTAGTCTACATTATTCTAATTGTCTTCCGTTCTAAACTCGTTTACTGTTCATTTCTTAATAAAATGtctttaataattatatatatatatagtccgtTTTAGGTGCGGACGTTCCGATTTCAGCGATGGCAGGCCGCAACGGACCAGCACAGCTGCACTACCCACCTCTCGGCGATCTCGTCTGTGCCGATTGGAGTTCCATCGGTGACCCACGACGGCCGGAATCGCGAAAATCGCTGGAATTTGCCCAAAAATTTGAATTATgcagattccggccgccgtaGGTCGCTGATGGAACTTTGGCCGACACAGACAGGACCGCCGAGAGGTGGGGAGTGCAGCCGTTGCAGCCTGCCGTCGTCGGAATTGGCGAATCCATACCTTACAAAAGGTACGGACGTCGGCACTTGAAAatcctcatatatatatatatatattatacaccAATTCTTATCGAACTCctttttttattcttattgTATATCGGTGCTTATTGAGATTGGTGCTGTGAGCACAGTTTTAAGGGGAGAAGTTTTTTGTTGAGTTATTTAAGAGTTAAATACAATATTAGTTAAAATACATGTATTAAAGCCTGGTAGAAGAACATCAAGCAAGTATAGCTCTAAGGTTTTGCTCTGTTTGGCTTTAATTGTTTCCGTTTTGTTCTGAATTTGAAAATCGTCCCTTGCTTATTTCAGGCCTTTCgtatatattagtttcttCATTCTTTGCCTTTACATGAATTAATGAGTAACAGTGCTTTGTTTTCTAATCAGGACTTGACCATTCTTTaccttaatatatattttaactaCTTTAATTGGTGTTAACGCTACTCAATCTTCTCCACCAATTGCTCAATCTCCTTCATTGACTACCTACTGATATGGCTATATCTATGTGCATCAATTATGCTATCTGATTGATTGCTAAAATCATCAGTTACATATTTGTATTCATAGCTGTTAACGATTGTAATCAATACTAGGATGTAGTGATTGTAGTATGAAGTCTATATATTTGTAAATCTTGTATCATTCAAGATCAATGGAAATCATTTTCTACATGGTATCAGTATGTCAAGATATATGTATTGGACTAAAATTTTGCTTTTTGTCCTGTGTTAACACATGGCAAAAAGACTTCCCATGCTATTTCACAATTTGTAAGAATATGCAAGCAAACAGTGGAAAGTGGATGTTTGTACAATATGTAAGCTTTCTCAGCAAACGAGTGCGCAGGTTAAAGATCATTATTCCAATTTCTGGGGCAGTCAAGCTATTTTGTTCACTCCTTTCTTAATAATATGTGGTTGTGTACCTTATATGCTCTTTGATCTTATCAATTTCAGGTTGGATGAAAGCCAGAAGACTCAGCTAACTAGAGTgtaggcaaattagcctcgccagcatATGTTTCCATGGGAACATTAGCCTTGCTACCCAGAATACACACCATGCTACGAACAGACAAACCCCTCTCCACCCTCCTCCCTCCCCCCTATGGATCTGCACCTATTTAATGTGTGTCGCTGTACAGTAAGTAATAACTTTTTGTATGCTATTTTACAATTTGTAATAAACATGCAATCAAACAGTGGAAGTGAGGATGAGCTTATCTCTTTCAATTTATACAAACGACTACAATACCCGCGCGATTGTGCCATTTGCGCGGGTTGTAGTATCTAGTCTATGTTGAATGTGTAACGAAGTTATACTAGTAGAACAGATTCTTGCTACAAGATCATGAATTGAGAGTGTGCAGAACCCATGCAATCATATGCATTGCTCCTTTACCAATTGTACTCACGTACTGGTATCTGGTAGATTGCATTATCCAGTGGCTGGGGATAGGTCAGATGTGTCCCTTTTGTCGACATGCTATGTCAGGTGAGGAAGTGGGAAGCCTTCAAATCTCTAATGGATGTTAAATTTATTCATGCATCTCCATTAGGCATGAAATATTTGTCATTTGATCTCTAATACTACTCTGCAGTTTAATTCTAGAAGTGAATGTCCTTATCCAATTATGTGTCCTCAATCTTCTATGGCTCTATGCCTCTATCAATATACGGTACATAGATAATAGATTCATTTCGAGGCCCCTGCCTAAACCATTTAGAAAGGTAACAAAGGCATTGGCATCATTACTGCCGAAACCCACTGATCCTGAGCTCAATGCAGGCACACATATATACTACTTGCACAACATTTTCAAGTATCCATTTGTCCAGGAGCGGCTTCTGGCTGAGATGAAAGGAAGAAGACTTGCAGAAGGAGAAGTATTCTATATAACGGGCAGCCGACagatatatttattttgtataTGGGATGGCACAATGTTAGTATATTACCACCGGACATTGCAGGACTTTTCTCCACGCAGCAAACCATGCCAAGAGATAACAGAAAATGCCCTGATCATAAGAAAGGTGCCATTGCTAGTCTGCTACGATGTTTGCATCTTCAAGTACACTCTACCTATCTTGGATCAAAGTGATATGAATAATGGGTTTTATGTAACTATTCCTGTATTCATTGATGTCCAATGCATTGATTTAGTAAATGTTTGCCTCAATGTAACATAAATTGCATCAATGCACTACTTGTGGCTTCTAGTACTGCAAATGTTATTTGAAGCCAACTCGTGGTCAGGATCAAGGACTCTTCAAGGTGGAACATTAGCTTGTGTTGCTGGATCATCCTCCTGCCGATGTCTGCTAGTTAATTTTGTGGATCTGTTGTAACATAAAGCCACTCTTTATGTTCTCCAATTTATAGGCATGAAATTCTGCAGTAGATTCAGTTCTTGTGAAATTACTTCAACCTAGGTACAACCGTCTAAGACTGATGAAATATTACTAATTGAAGAGAGTCAAGAGATCAGTGATGAGGACATTCTTGTGCTACCTGACGGCTGACGAGCCAGatgcgaagaagaagaagaagaaaaaaaagaaaaaattcagattaggattttattttaaatacaTTGAGGTGAATTTGTTCATGATCACAGAGAGGAAATGAAAGAAATTAgagaaaagaataaaacatGCTGAGGAAGGAAGATTCTGAAATGCCAACGAGGAGTGGTCCGTCCTTTAAAATAGTTTTTGCCAACTTAGGCAACTAGTTAGCTTTTCTACATGAAACAAAGTTGCATGTGTATTCATTTCATTTTAAGCTGCTTCTGCAGTTTTATGACCTCTTGATTTCTTATGAACAAGGAGAGCAGTAATTTATACATAAAATGAAAACTCACTATTAATTTAAGTGTTTTTTCAATTTGCACCCTTCAAGTTTCTTGTACTTGTTTGCATCTTCTGGAGTTCTTCTATATCCAATACCTATTGACCTAAATAAGTTGAACTGAGAAAGATGCATTAATGTTAGTATTCGCCGACTTAAGCAATCGGTTGAGGTGTTGAGCAGAAGAAATCAGAATATATATCGTTGAGGATCAGGAAGAAAATCAGAAGAAACTGAAGACTGATCGAGCGCTATGTTAGTATTCGCCGACTTAAGCAATcagttggttttttttttcttttccaactTTGAAACTCCTAGCCTGCTCTTACTTTGAAGGCAATCACCGATCCACGACTAGTATTCATAATAAGCTCTTTGTGAAAAGTAACTAACATTATCAGTTTCCATTGATTAATTCTCTTAATTTCTGTTATTGGGTCCATTATAAGCTATGCTACACATGCAGTGTTTACTCCTAAATAGCTTCTCCACTGTTTTACTTTAAAGATATAACTCGAGCATAAACCAACCCTACAAACTTTACAGAAAGTTGTAGCTCATCCCTTTCTACAGCTCAAATTGTTGCATTCTCTTGCCATTGTTGTTGATCGAGTCAACTTGTTATACATTGTTAGCTCATTTCCAATGACACATATTACTTATAGTTTATGGTACTTGAACAATGTGCAGTTGAGGGAACACACACTTTAAACTGTGGTCCTtgagcttaattatttagaCCCTTGCCTCCAGATTGTGGTCCTTATTCGTTGTGTGTTCCTAGCAGCTTCAACTTTTGCATGCTGGGCCAAAAATTTAATTGAAAAAGAAGTTCAATAATTAGTAATCTCTTTCAAATATTTCAAGAACGTAACTGCTGAGAAATCAGTTAAACCCTCGATTTTTAAAGAATGTCACATGCCTGGATATTACGCAATGCAAGCAAAACATAAACTGGGACAAGATTAATTCACTAAAAATGGATCTAGTGTCCGCAAAAGGAGCTACAATGAGACCAAGAAATGAAGAGAAATCCTTTTAGACCAAAGAGAAAAACCTTTTAGAGCAATGGAGCTTAGATGTGTGCAACCTGCTTGATTTCGACCTTGATCGAGTTAAAAAGAAAGTCTGTAGTTTGATTGATCCCAAtataacaagaaaaagaaagcgTTCGAAAGTCATGATCCTGTAACAGAATTTAGTTGATCGGCTCTAGATGGCTGTGACATTTCAATTGAATTGATGATTTGATGTTGTAGCTGCATACCTCAACAATAAACCATAAACCACAAACTACATCAATTAATGTCCAAGAATTACTAGATATAAATATAGCATGCAACCAATTACTTGGATCTCAATCTAATAAGTCTACTCGgttatatatttttgtaaCCATATATTATTGACTGTAATACAGCATGATTTTCAGATTTTTCCTCATTTGTTCTTATTGTATACCGGAAAAGGTAAGGATGAATTGAGGTTGGATTCATCCAAAACTTCTTGAACTAAATCAAGCTCCAAGCCTCCCATAGCAAATTATTTGGTTTCAcctaaaataattaattatcaAAAACGGAGAGAATGAACAATGAAAATGAACTTGTTGCTAGATTGAGTACTGGAAGGTAATTGTCGAGTACGTACATATCCATGATCCATTATTGATTAGTCGTATGTAGAAAAGTACGTTTAACCTTCCCACTGTAAGTGCTTAGAAACTTAGAATTATGAGTTAGCTAGTGTACAGAAAATCAAGATCCCCACCACAATGTCACTTCATATCACTCATCTCCTCATCtagatttataaattatggAGCCTAGCTCCCCCATGTATGCCTTCACATTTTGGTGCTTACTACCAGAAAAACCACCtattttgagagagagagagagagagagagagagagagagagagagggagatggGACTGATATCAAACAAGATTCATAAGAGCAAACTCCAGCCAGGAGATCACATCTACAGCTTCAGAAAATGGAAGTCATACTCCCACCATGGTAGCTTCTCTGTTGCAATCCTCAAATGTTAACTTGCCAAACTTTTAATACGTCGagtttatatatacatttgtTTTGAATAGATTTGTAATGTGTCTACTTTGTTTATGGTATGTTTTATGCTCAGGAATATTTATGGAGCCAGATAAGGTGATCCACTACACCAAAACCAGAAAAGAGGAACCAGCAAACAAACTGAGACGAAGGCCTGCTTGCAAAACCTGTGGTTTTGACCGAAAAGTTCATCGAGGAGTGGTCATATCATGCCTTGATTGCTTTCTTTCAGGCTACGAGCTTTATCGATTTGATTATCAAGTCCCTTATCACCATTTCCTTTTCAAAAGGTCAGGAACTTGCAGCACCGGAAGCTGTGATGACCCTGCTGCAGTTTTAAACCGTGCCACCGCCTTGCTCAACAGCCAAGATGGCTTTGGTGATTACAACCTTTTGGAGAACAACTGCGAATGCTTTGCGATTTACTGCAAAACAGGGAAGCATATGAGCGAGCAGGCATGTTCTGCCAAACTTACTATTAGAACTGTTGCCCAAGCTATCTTGGATCAAAGCTCTGGTAGACTTCTTGAAGATGTGAGAGTTCATGACCCGGACAATTACATGGAGCTGAAGGAGAAGATTGACAGGTTGATTCCATTGCCGATCAACGAGATCATTGCCATTCTGGGAAAGCTCAACAcaaatgaggaagaagaagaaagtaaGACAATGAAGGAAAAGAAGCAGGATGTGTTGAGTTCTGATACTCCCAAATGAAAACGACCAGTATTGTATTTTTCATAAGCATATGAAACAATTTAACCATAATGGAGTAGCTTGTTTTGCAACCCCAAAAGTTAAAAGAAGATTAGAAAGAGCTACATAAACACAGAACATGTAGAAAGGGAAATAGGGAATCAG from Argentina anserina chromosome 2, drPotAnse1.1, whole genome shotgun sequence carries:
- the LOC126784753 gene encoding protein LEAD-SENSITIVE 1-like, whose amino-acid sequence is MGLISNKIHKSKLQPGDHIYSFRKWKSYSHHGIFMEPDKVIHYTKTRKEEPANKLRRRPACKTCGFDRKVHRGVVISCLDCFLSGYELYRFDYQVPYHHFLFKRSGTCSTGSCDDPAAVLNRATALLNSQDGFGDYNLLENNCECFAIYCKTGKHMSEQACSAKLTIRTVAQAILDQSSGRLLEDVRVHDPDNYMELKEKIDRLIPLPINEIIAILGKLNTNEEEEESKTMKEKKQDVLSSDTPK
- the LOC126782541 gene encoding uncharacterized protein LOC126782541 isoform X1 yields the protein MEGGEIGELQDWEVLHSAGEEEEERAAVVESHGSFSAIEADAEGMIRSDYFSLENQGRFVYAKSEESSVESDNPSWIDPVSVTSYKEPGGFWSDSASDRSDDRKSHDFEVRNELGFAGNEESLVLSESVGDNLGKAKVGYQEIGKVGSFDKDMDKFWSDSGGESSVSVKFDKEGGSSDSNKDSGEEEAAETQSVAVEEVKAVAKSGGEGEKRMVLWWKVPLEVLKYCVFKVSPVWSFSVAAAVMGLVILGRRLYRMKRRRQSLQLKVALDDKKVSQFMTRAVRLNEAFSVVRRVPMLRPSLPAAGVNPWPVMSLR
- the LOC126782541 gene encoding uncharacterized protein LOC126782541 isoform X2, with translation MEGGEIGELQDWEVLHSAGEEEEERAAVVESHGSFSAIEADAEGMIRSDYFSLENQGRFVYAKSEESSVESDNPSWIDPVSVTSYKEPGGFWSDSASDRSDDRKSHDFEVRNELGFAGNEESLVLSESVGDNLGKAKVGYQEIGKVGSFDKDMDKFWSDSGGESSVSVKFDKEGGSSDSNKDSGEEEAAETQSVAVEEVKAVAKSGGEGEKRMVLWWKVPLEVLKYCVFKVSPVWSFSVAAAVMGLVILGRRLYRMKRRRQSLQLKVALDDKVSQFMTRAVRLNEAFSVVRRVPMLRPSLPAAGVNPWPVMSLR
- the LOC126784917 gene encoding heavy metal-associated isoprenylated plant protein 8, whose amino-acid sequence is MAEKNCDSSTEIVLKVLMHCEGCKSKVFSCLRYFEGVEEVEVDYPNNRVVVKGKRADPLKVLERVQKKYSRNAELISPKLIPQCKERKEPEIIQVAPPPVKVLVLKMLMHCQGCETDIKNCLEGLKGVLNVEANMETSMVTVRGIVDPPKLMAYIKKQLGKHAEFVKQEEEIGRCKDKEKGKDRDKGKYDNKSKIKNKICPEVVEIRYQYPPQNTVDYIYPCQMLSDENPLACSIM